A window of Polypterus senegalus isolate Bchr_013 chromosome 14, ASM1683550v1, whole genome shotgun sequence contains these coding sequences:
- the LOC120514814 gene encoding cytochrome c-type heme lyase isoform X2, whose product MGANASSSTSAVHTVTPSESISAPSPSAAYPKQQEEGKSVTPPAGCPMHQNSGSLSPEQKNSPSVPAHQERAYEFVECPMRAAAGGTRKPDDIDPTNMMPPPNQKPAPDQPFPLSIAREESSIPRANSEKRWVYPSEQMFWNAMLRKGWRWKEDDLHPEDMSNIIKIHNQNNEQAWNEILKWEALHAKECPCGPSLVRFGGKAKEYSPRARIRSWMGYELPFDRHDWVVDRCGKEVRYVIDYYDGGEVDKRTYQFTILDVRPAFDSFQAVWDRMKVAWWRWTS is encoded by the exons aTGGGTGCAAATGCTTCAAGTTCAACCTCTGCTGTACACACAGTAACACCTTCAGAGTCAATAAGTGCACCTTCACCATCGGCTGCTTACCCAAAGCAACAGGAAGAAGGTAAATCTG TCACTCCACCAGCAGGGTGCCCAATGCACCAAAACAGTGGATCCTTGTCACCAGAGCAGAAAAACAGCCCTTCAGTACCAGCTCACCAGGAAAGGGCCTATGAATTTGTGGAGTGTCCTATGAGAGCAGCAGCTGGAGGAACTAGAAAACCAGATGATATTGACCCAACCAATATG aTGCCACCGCCAAACCAGAAACCAGCTCCAGACCAACCTTTCCCATTATCTATAGCAAGAGAAGAGTCTTCCATTCCCAGAGCTAACTCGGAAAAACGCTGGGTCTATCCATCTGAACAAATGTTTTGGAATGCAATGTTAAGAAAAGG gTGGCGATGGAAAGAAGATGATCTCCATCCTGAAGACATGTCAAATATAATTAAGATTCATAACCAAAATAACGAACAAGCTTGGAATGAAATTTTGAAATGGGAGGCTCTTCATGCAAA GGAATGTCCATGTGGACCATCTTTGGTTCGTTTTGGAGGCAAAGCCAAAGAATACTCTCCTCGAGCCAGAATCCGCTCTTGGATGGG ATACGAATTGCCCTTTGACAGACATGATTGGGTGGTTGACCGCTGTGGGAAAGAAGTACGCTATGTGATTGACTACTATGATGGAGGAGAAGTTGATAAACGGACCTACCAGTTCACTATTCTTGATGTGCGCCCTGCTTTTGATTCTTTTCAAGCAGTATGGGACAGAATGAAAGTAGCTTGGTGGAGATGGACATCATAG
- the LOC120514814 gene encoding cytochrome c-type heme lyase isoform X1, whose amino-acid sequence MGANASSSTSAVHTVTPSESISAPSPSAAYPKQQEEVTPPAGCPMHQNSGSLSPEQKNSPSVPAHQERAYEFVECPMRAAAGGTRKPDDIDPTNMMPPPNQKPAPDQPFPLSIAREESSIPRANSEKRWVYPSEQMFWNAMLRKGWRWKEDDLHPEDMSNIIKIHNQNNEQAWNEILKWEALHAKECPCGPSLVRFGGKAKEYSPRARIRSWMGYELPFDRHDWVVDRCGKEVRYVIDYYDGGEVDKRTYQFTILDVRPAFDSFQAVWDRMKVAWWRWTS is encoded by the exons aTGGGTGCAAATGCTTCAAGTTCAACCTCTGCTGTACACACAGTAACACCTTCAGAGTCAATAAGTGCACCTTCACCATCGGCTGCTTACCCAAAGCAACAGGAAGAAG TCACTCCACCAGCAGGGTGCCCAATGCACCAAAACAGTGGATCCTTGTCACCAGAGCAGAAAAACAGCCCTTCAGTACCAGCTCACCAGGAAAGGGCCTATGAATTTGTGGAGTGTCCTATGAGAGCAGCAGCTGGAGGAACTAGAAAACCAGATGATATTGACCCAACCAATATG aTGCCACCGCCAAACCAGAAACCAGCTCCAGACCAACCTTTCCCATTATCTATAGCAAGAGAAGAGTCTTCCATTCCCAGAGCTAACTCGGAAAAACGCTGGGTCTATCCATCTGAACAAATGTTTTGGAATGCAATGTTAAGAAAAGG gTGGCGATGGAAAGAAGATGATCTCCATCCTGAAGACATGTCAAATATAATTAAGATTCATAACCAAAATAACGAACAAGCTTGGAATGAAATTTTGAAATGGGAGGCTCTTCATGCAAA GGAATGTCCATGTGGACCATCTTTGGTTCGTTTTGGAGGCAAAGCCAAAGAATACTCTCCTCGAGCCAGAATCCGCTCTTGGATGGG ATACGAATTGCCCTTTGACAGACATGATTGGGTGGTTGACCGCTGTGGGAAAGAAGTACGCTATGTGATTGACTACTATGATGGAGGAGAAGTTGATAAACGGACCTACCAGTTCACTATTCTTGATGTGCGCCCTGCTTTTGATTCTTTTCAAGCAGTATGGGACAGAATGAAAGTAGCTTGGTGGAGATGGACATCATAG